Proteins from a genomic interval of Halomonas alkaliantarctica:
- a CDS encoding TetR/AcrR family transcriptional regulator, with amino-acid sequence MNASPRRKELTSLAAQLFVQEGFDRTTVRMLAQEMGIKSGSLFHHFKDKQEILAAVIEEGTQNALMIARKALNECAAEPEVRLRTMARAHLETLFTDRNAHVVALFEWRRLDPAASAHLSHLRDAYEALWVAVIDDALEAGLIHGDRFLVSRFVLGALNWTVRWYDPNGPRSPDDLADELVAMIMPTSV; translated from the coding sequence ATGAATGCTTCCCCTCGCCGCAAGGAATTGACGAGCCTCGCGGCTCAGCTATTCGTCCAAGAGGGCTTTGATCGCACAACGGTGCGTATGCTGGCGCAGGAAATGGGTATTAAGTCCGGCAGCTTGTTTCATCATTTTAAAGATAAGCAGGAAATCCTCGCCGCGGTCATTGAAGAGGGCACGCAAAATGCCTTGATGATCGCGCGTAAAGCGCTGAATGAGTGCGCCGCTGAGCCTGAAGTACGCCTGCGGACCATGGCGCGTGCCCATCTCGAAACCCTCTTTACTGACCGCAATGCCCATGTGGTGGCATTGTTTGAGTGGCGCCGACTCGACCCGGCGGCCAGTGCTCATTTAAGCCATTTACGCGATGCTTATGAGGCGCTGTGGGTTGCTGTTATCGACGATGCTTTGGAAGCAGGCTTGATCCATGGCGATCGCTTTCTTGTCTCGCGCTTTGTGTTGGGCGCGCTGAACTGGACGGTGCGCTGGTACGACCCCAACGGGCCACGCTCGCCTGATGACCTCGCTGACGAGCTGGTCGCCATGATTATGCCTACCTCGGTTTGA
- a CDS encoding SDR family NAD(P)-dependent oxidoreductase codes for MQVKESTFLITGAASGLGAATAERLVAAGARVVLCDLNDSVNSHAQQLGANARAILADITLGEQMQQAVDAAVALGGERGLSGVVHCAGVVSVAKLVDREGNPADLESYMKTININLVGTFNVMRLAAAAMAKNAPNESGERGVIINTASIAAFDGQVGQCAYSASKAGVVGMTLPAARELSRHAIRVMAIAPGVFETPMMSEIPDEAAQALAAAVPFPKRLGKPDEFAQLAEQIITNPMLNGELIRLDGGIRMQ; via the coding sequence ATGCAGGTTAAGGAGAGTACATTTTTAATTACCGGGGCCGCTTCGGGATTGGGGGCGGCTACCGCAGAGCGCTTGGTCGCTGCAGGTGCCCGCGTCGTGTTATGCGACTTAAATGACAGTGTCAATTCCCACGCCCAGCAGTTGGGGGCAAATGCGCGTGCCATTCTGGCGGATATTACTTTAGGCGAACAGATGCAGCAGGCTGTAGATGCGGCCGTAGCGCTGGGTGGCGAACGTGGGCTTTCCGGCGTGGTTCATTGCGCGGGGGTGGTTAGCGTAGCCAAGCTTGTTGATCGCGAAGGCAACCCGGCTGATCTCGAAAGCTATATGAAAACGATCAACATTAACCTCGTAGGCACCTTTAACGTTATGCGCCTTGCGGCTGCCGCGATGGCTAAAAACGCGCCTAATGAGAGTGGTGAGCGCGGAGTAATTATTAATACCGCGTCCATTGCTGCTTTCGATGGGCAGGTTGGTCAGTGCGCTTATAGCGCTTCTAAAGCTGGCGTCGTGGGTATGACGTTACCTGCGGCTCGGGAATTGTCGCGGCACGCTATCCGGGTAATGGCCATCGCCCCTGGTGTGTTTGAAACGCCGATGATGAGCGAAATTCCCGACGAGGCTGCCCAGGCGCTAGCGGCAGCGGTGCCATTTCCTAAGCGTTTAGGTAAGCCGGATGAGTTTGCTCAATTAGCCGAGCAGATTATTACCAATCCTATGCTCAATGGTGAGCTGATCCGTTTAGACGGCGGCATTCGTATGCAGTAA
- a CDS encoding acyl-CoA dehydrogenase C-terminal domain-containing protein, translated as MPSYQAPIRDMRFVMDEMLDYPAHYARLPNGDDASPDVVSAILEEGARFARDVLLPINQSGDEEGCLLEGGEVKAPNGFKEAYQQYVEGGWPSLAADPAHGGQGLPPSLAMLLSEMICATNLAWGMYPGLSHGAADALRHHGTDEQKATYLTKLVEGVWTGTMCLTEPHCGTDLGLIKTRAVPADGDAYAITGTKIFISAGEHNLAENIVHLVLAKLPGAPEGSKGISLFVVPKFLPDAQGDVGERNGVTCGSLEHKMGIHGNATCVMNFDGATGYLVGPPNKGLACMFTMMNAARLGVGIQGLGLIEASFQNSLSYARDRLQMRGLSGKQAPEKPADPIIVHPDVRRMLLTQKAFAEGGRMLVLYTAQMLDVVEHGEPGEERDHAETLLGLLTPIVKAFLTEVGFESTNEGVQIYGGHGFIKEWGMEQLVRDARITRLYEGTTGIQALDLLGRKVLMSQGESLKVFTKEIHKFCKTEADNPALKEFVGPLAKLNAEWGELTMGVGMKAMQDREEVGAASVDYLMYSGYVTLAYLFARAAKQASASLEGDDKAFYAAKLNTARFYYQRLLPRTKAHAQMIQSGASSLMAISSEDFGLGFEI; from the coding sequence ATGCCCAGCTATCAGGCCCCTATTCGTGATATGCGTTTCGTTATGGACGAGATGCTTGACTACCCCGCTCACTACGCGCGTCTGCCAAATGGTGACGATGCGTCGCCAGATGTGGTCAGCGCTATTTTGGAAGAGGGTGCGCGCTTCGCCCGCGACGTATTGCTACCGATCAATCAGAGTGGCGATGAAGAGGGTTGTTTGCTGGAAGGGGGCGAGGTCAAAGCGCCTAACGGTTTCAAAGAGGCATACCAGCAGTATGTAGAGGGTGGTTGGCCGAGTCTGGCCGCCGATCCTGCTCATGGTGGGCAAGGTCTGCCGCCTTCATTGGCGATGCTGCTGTCGGAAATGATCTGTGCCACTAACTTGGCGTGGGGCATGTACCCGGGGCTCTCTCATGGTGCGGCGGATGCACTGCGCCATCATGGTACCGATGAGCAGAAGGCGACGTATCTCACCAAGCTGGTTGAAGGGGTATGGACGGGCACTATGTGCCTAACCGAGCCGCACTGCGGTACTGACCTAGGCTTGATCAAGACGCGAGCAGTGCCCGCTGACGGTGATGCCTATGCGATTACCGGTACCAAAATTTTTATTTCGGCCGGTGAGCACAACCTGGCTGAAAATATCGTCCATTTGGTATTGGCAAAACTGCCCGGCGCACCGGAAGGCTCCAAAGGTATCTCGCTATTTGTAGTGCCCAAGTTCTTGCCCGATGCCCAGGGTGATGTGGGTGAGCGTAATGGTGTCACCTGCGGTTCGCTCGAGCACAAGATGGGCATTCATGGTAATGCCACCTGCGTGATGAACTTCGATGGTGCAACTGGCTACCTGGTAGGGCCACCCAATAAAGGGCTGGCGTGCATGTTCACCATGATGAACGCAGCGCGTCTCGGGGTGGGCATTCAAGGTCTGGGTTTGATTGAAGCCAGTTTTCAGAATTCATTGAGCTATGCCCGTGACCGGTTACAGATGCGTGGATTATCGGGCAAGCAGGCGCCTGAAAAGCCCGCTGATCCGATCATCGTTCACCCCGATGTTCGCCGCATGCTGCTAACCCAGAAAGCTTTCGCCGAAGGTGGTCGTATGCTGGTGCTTTACACCGCGCAAATGCTCGATGTGGTGGAGCATGGTGAGCCGGGTGAAGAACGGGACCACGCTGAAACTCTACTTGGTTTGCTAACGCCGATTGTTAAGGCTTTCCTGACCGAAGTTGGTTTTGAAAGTACTAACGAGGGCGTACAGATCTACGGCGGTCATGGCTTCATTAAAGAGTGGGGCATGGAGCAATTGGTGCGCGATGCGCGTATCACCCGTTTGTATGAAGGTACTACCGGTATCCAGGCGCTTGATCTGCTGGGCCGTAAAGTACTCATGAGTCAGGGTGAATCGCTGAAGGTATTCACCAAAGAGATTCATAAGTTCTGTAAAACTGAAGCCGACAATCCCGCTCTCAAAGAGTTTGTCGGGCCGCTGGCTAAGCTCAATGCAGAGTGGGGTGAGCTGACCATGGGGGTGGGCATGAAAGCAATGCAAGACCGCGAAGAAGTAGGCGCGGCGAGTGTTGATTACCTTATGTACTCGGGCTACGTCACGCTGGCGTACCTATTTGCCCGCGCGGCCAAACAGGCGTCGGCCTCTTTAGAAGGTGACGATAAGGCCTTCTATGCCGCTAAATTGAATACGGCTCGCTTCTATTACCAGCGACTATTACCGCGCACCAAGGCCCATGCACAAATGATTCAATCAGGCGCTTCCAGCCTAATGGCTATCTCCAGCGAAGACTTCGGCTTGGGTTTTGAAATCTAA
- a CDS encoding AMP-binding protein has protein sequence MTATSHSLPDYHHYLDNFSVDSVIARLDDHQDGLLNAFEACCGRHVRAGRGDVLALVQEDSQGDLHTLTYAELDEQSAKLAGWFQSQGLGIGDRIACMLPRSPQLLVAVLATWRIGAVYQPLFTAFGPDAVDYRLGRAGTKLVITDHANRYKFDGLSQCPPVLAAGGATSEHSGDHDWQAALTHTSMSDQPPRLAPEAPFLQMFTSGTVGKPKGVAVPLAGMTAFAIYMELAIDLRDDDRFWNMADPGWAYGLYYAIAGPLLLGVTTHFCEAGFSAEGALAFMKRHHITNFAAAPTAYRLMKASGLFDDAHETLELRAASSAGEPLNTEVVTWVEKSLGCPVMDHYGQTETGMTCNNHHSLDHLKHVGAMGVPMPGYRLAILDAEYRELPAGEPGVLAVDIKNSPAHFFQGYTWQEKNPFVEGYYLTGDVVIRNEDGTFQFAGRDDDIITTAGYRVGPTDVENSVMTHPAVAESAAVGQPDEIRGEVIKSYIVLREGYEASDELADEIKQRVRDRLSTHAFPRIIEFVDELPKTPSGKIQRFKLRAQAVEEAKASE, from the coding sequence ATGACAGCGACATCACATTCACTGCCCGACTATCACCACTATCTCGATAACTTTTCCGTGGATAGCGTTATCGCTCGCCTGGATGACCACCAGGACGGCCTGCTAAATGCCTTTGAGGCATGCTGTGGGCGTCATGTGCGCGCTGGACGCGGCGATGTGCTAGCGCTGGTTCAAGAGGATTCTCAAGGTGATTTGCATACCCTGACCTACGCCGAGCTAGACGAGCAGAGCGCCAAGCTGGCAGGGTGGTTTCAGTCTCAGGGGTTGGGTATAGGCGACCGCATCGCCTGCATGCTGCCACGGTCACCACAGCTATTGGTTGCGGTCTTAGCAACATGGCGTATTGGCGCGGTTTATCAGCCGCTGTTTACCGCCTTCGGCCCCGATGCGGTGGACTATCGACTAGGGCGCGCAGGCACCAAGTTGGTGATAACCGATCACGCTAATCGCTATAAATTCGATGGTCTTAGCCAATGCCCGCCGGTACTGGCTGCGGGTGGGGCGACCAGCGAGCACTCAGGTGATCATGATTGGCAAGCTGCATTGACGCATACGTCAATGAGCGATCAGCCGCCGAGACTCGCGCCTGAAGCGCCATTTCTGCAAATGTTCACCTCTGGCACCGTAGGCAAACCGAAAGGCGTTGCCGTGCCACTGGCGGGCATGACTGCTTTTGCGATCTATATGGAGCTGGCCATTGATCTGCGTGACGATGACCGCTTCTGGAATATGGCCGACCCCGGCTGGGCCTATGGTCTCTATTATGCGATTGCCGGGCCTTTACTGCTCGGCGTAACGACGCATTTCTGCGAAGCAGGATTTAGCGCCGAGGGGGCGCTGGCGTTTATGAAGCGCCACCATATTACTAATTTTGCTGCCGCGCCGACCGCTTACCGGTTAATGAAAGCATCAGGGCTATTTGATGACGCTCATGAAACGCTAGAGCTACGTGCGGCGAGCTCGGCGGGCGAACCTTTAAATACTGAAGTGGTGACCTGGGTGGAGAAGTCGCTGGGCTGTCCGGTCATGGATCACTACGGCCAGACGGAAACCGGCATGACGTGCAATAACCACCATTCGCTTGACCATCTAAAGCATGTGGGTGCAATGGGCGTGCCGATGCCGGGTTATCGCTTGGCGATTTTGGATGCCGAGTATCGCGAGCTGCCTGCCGGGGAGCCTGGTGTCCTTGCCGTCGATATCAAGAATTCACCTGCGCACTTTTTCCAGGGCTACACCTGGCAAGAGAAGAACCCCTTTGTAGAGGGCTATTACCTGACTGGCGATGTGGTTATCCGCAATGAAGACGGCACCTTTCAATTTGCCGGGCGTGACGACGACATTATTACCACGGCGGGTTACCGGGTGGGACCTACGGACGTAGAAAATAGCGTGATGACGCATCCTGCGGTCGCCGAGTCAGCGGCAGTGGGGCAGCCTGATGAGATTCGCGGCGAGGTGATCAAGTCGTATATCGTGCTACGCGAAGGCTATGAGGCAAGCGATGAGCTTGCTGATGAAATCAAACAGCGAGTGCGCGATCGGCTTTCGACTCACGCTTTTCCGCGCATTATTGAGTTTGTCGATGAGTTGCCTAAAACCCCTAGCGGTAAGATTCAGCGCTTTAAACTGCGTGCCCAGGCGGTAGAAGAAGCCAAAGCTAGCGAATAA